Proteins from a genomic interval of Treponema brennaborense DSM 12168:
- a CDS encoding PTS glucose/sucrose transporter subunit IIB, with amino-acid sequence MNKYDGLARIILQNVGGKSNIQNVTYCLTRLRFKLRDENLAQTDILKRTDGIVNVLKAGGLYQVVIGGTSTRRIRGAR; translated from the coding sequence ATGAACAAGTACGACGGTCTTGCGCGGATTATTCTCCAAAATGTCGGCGGAAAATCAAACATTCAAAACGTTACCTACTGCTTAACGCGGCTGCGTTTTAAACTGCGGGATGAAAATCTTGCCCAAACGGATATCCTCAAACGGACGGACGGTATCGTAAACGTGCTGAAAGCAGGCGGTTTGTATCAGGTCGTTATCGGGGGTACAAGTACCCGACGTATACGAGGCGCTCGTTGA
- a CDS encoding DUF2974 domain-containing protein — protein MGTGILDYIRWRGDLSLHQSPFNAIDALILCELSYLKLHDIVPAAFSKNGITVADAAHDFFYAPDLTERSDTGLLINTALVEMLRDMANSERFANVRLCGYAESTDPAHEKQFAALTALPGDGSVFIAYRGTDDTIIGWKEDFNMAFMAPVPSQLEALAYVRQAAKLPGKLRIGGHSKGGNLAVYAATFCPPKIKRRIVSVYNNDGPGFEKDITGTPEFAGIRDKIATFVPQTSIIGMLLEHQEEYTVIESEENGIMQHDPFSWQIVGAAFKKLDTLTDKSLAIDKTIRDWLSKMDCRQREQFVDALFTVLTSSDAATLSELSEKWSKNPAAAIKALLELDENTRRIVWDTLQQLFKSAKENIPLLADLFGTKHKKTLPESGTHSKSRTKKV, from the coding sequence ATGGGTACCGGTATACTCGACTACATCAGGTGGCGCGGAGATTTGTCGCTGCACCAGTCGCCGTTCAACGCCATAGACGCGCTTATCCTATGCGAGCTGTCGTACCTTAAACTGCACGACATCGTACCCGCGGCGTTTTCAAAAAACGGCATTACGGTGGCGGACGCCGCGCATGATTTTTTCTATGCGCCCGATCTTACGGAACGTTCCGACACCGGATTGCTCATAAATACGGCGCTGGTGGAAATGCTCCGCGACATGGCGAATTCCGAACGGTTTGCAAACGTGCGTCTGTGCGGATATGCCGAAAGCACCGACCCGGCGCATGAAAAACAGTTCGCCGCACTCACCGCACTCCCCGGCGACGGAAGCGTTTTCATCGCGTATCGGGGAACCGACGACACGATCATCGGCTGGAAAGAAGACTTCAACATGGCGTTCATGGCGCCGGTTCCTTCCCAACTGGAAGCACTCGCGTACGTCCGGCAAGCGGCGAAACTTCCCGGCAAACTCCGCATCGGCGGACATTCAAAAGGCGGAAACCTTGCCGTATATGCAGCGACATTCTGCCCGCCGAAAATCAAACGGCGGATTGTCAGCGTGTACAATAACGACGGTCCCGGGTTTGAAAAAGACATTACCGGCACGCCGGAATTTGCCGGAATTCGTGATAAAATTGCAACCTTCGTGCCGCAAACTTCGATTATCGGAATGCTGCTCGAACATCAGGAAGAATATACGGTCATCGAAAGCGAAGAAAACGGCATCATGCAGCACGACCCGTTTTCATGGCAGATTGTCGGCGCCGCATTCAAAAAACTCGACACGCTCACCGATAAGAGTTTGGCAATCGACAAAACGATACGCGATTGGCTTTCAAAAATGGACTGCAGACAGCGGGAACAATTCGTGGACGCACTTTTTACCGTTCTGACCAGCTCCGACGCGGCGACGCTTTCCGAGCTTTCGGAAAAATGGTCCAAAAATCCGGCGGCCGCCATCAAAGCGCTGCTTGAACTCGACGAAAACACCCGGCGCATCGTCTGGGACACGCTGCAGCAGTTATTCAAATCGGCAAAAGAAAACATACCGCTGCTTGCGGATCTGTTCGGCACGAAACATAAAAAAACGCTGCCGGAAAGCGGGACGCATTCCAAAAGTCGGACAAAAAAAGTCTGA
- a CDS encoding L-lactate dehydrogenase — MDEKKRKVTIVGAGAVGSTFAYALAQSGLADEIAITDMNENFAKGQALDLVQGQPFLQQVDIHAGGAADYADSDIVVITAGAKQQPGETRIDLLKRNAGIIAAIASDIARSGCNGVMLVVSNPVDVLTKIAREASGWGRNRVVGSGTVLDTARFRYALSRECGVDARNIHGYILGEHGDSEFAAWSMTSIAGQRVDAYCEDGKCASGFDFSREKILEEVRNSAYHIIDYKGATYYAVGLALTRIAGAILRNERSILSVSTELDGEFGLNDVCLSVPCVVGRNGAERVIENPLPAEEQTALEASAARLKAALQSIR, encoded by the coding sequence ATGGATGAAAAAAAGCGAAAAGTTACTATCGTGGGCGCGGGAGCAGTCGGTTCAACGTTCGCATACGCACTCGCACAGAGCGGACTTGCCGATGAAATCGCAATCACCGATATGAATGAAAATTTTGCGAAAGGACAGGCGCTCGACTTGGTTCAGGGACAGCCGTTCCTTCAGCAAGTGGACATACACGCCGGCGGCGCAGCGGATTACGCCGACAGCGATATCGTCGTTATCACCGCGGGCGCAAAACAGCAGCCCGGTGAAACGCGCATCGATTTACTGAAACGCAACGCGGGCATTATCGCCGCCATCGCTTCGGATATCGCCCGCAGCGGCTGTAACGGCGTCATGCTCGTCGTCAGCAACCCGGTCGACGTACTCACCAAAATCGCGCGCGAAGCGTCCGGCTGGGGGCGGAACCGCGTCGTCGGGTCGGGAACCGTGCTCGACACCGCCCGCTTCCGGTACGCGCTCAGCAGGGAATGCGGCGTGGACGCGCGCAATATCCACGGCTATATTCTCGGCGAACACGGCGACAGCGAATTCGCGGCCTGGTCCATGACTTCGATCGCCGGGCAGCGCGTCGACGCGTACTGTGAAGACGGCAAATGCGCATCCGGATTCGACTTCAGCAGGGAAAAAATACTCGAAGAAGTGCGGAATTCGGCGTACCACATCATAGACTATAAAGGCGCAACGTATTACGCCGTCGGGTTGGCGCTGACGCGCATTGCCGGCGCCATTTTACGGAACGAACGCAGCATACTGTCGGTTTCGACGGAACTGGACGGCGAGTTCGGCCTGAACGACGTCTGTCTGAGCGTTCCGTGCGTCGTCGGCAGAAACGGAGCCGAACGCGTCATTGAAAACCCGCTGCCGGCCGAAGAACAGACGGCACTCGAAGCGAGCGCGGCGCGGCTTAAAGCGGCGCTGCAATCCATTCGCTGA
- the carB gene encoding carbamoyl-phosphate synthase large subunit produces the protein MPLNANIHKVMVIGSGPIVIGQAAEFDYAGTQACKALKEQGLKVVLVNSNPATLMTDHTMADAIYIEPLIPETIKRIIEKEKPDSLLSTLGGQTGLTLSMQLAKEGFLAEHGVQLLGARPDTIDKAEDRQLFKDTMQEIGEPCIPSKVVTDLQSALDFTDEIGYPVIVRPAFTLGGTGGGIAYSEEELREIAQNGLHRSPIHQILVEKCISGWKEIEFEVIRDGSGNVITVCSMENFDPVGVHTGDSIVIAPTVTLADKEYQMLRSAALNIISALKIEGGCNCQFALKPDSFEYAVIEVNPRVSRSSALASKATGYPIAKVAALIAIGYNLDEIPNAVTKKTAACFEPVLDYVVVKFPKWPFDKFVYAKRTLGTQMKATGEVMAIGTTFEQALMKAVRGAEISVSSCRLPLFTRESNEQIVRRVGECTDQRLFAIYEAMTRGLLSVEKIHEITKIDIWFLAKLRNLVAMDAELQAVKDGNAGLSPESYLKAKKLGYPDKVIQELSGVHIPGAAGVLAETEAAASARAAGLPAHLPAKYKMVDTCAGEFNAETPYFYAGYDTENEAETFLSAQEKKLAESGTESKGRILVLGSGPIRIGQGIEFDYASVQCVWALKRLGYEVAIVNNNPETVSTDFDTADRLYFEPLTPEDVMNIIRTERPLGVVVAFGGQTAIKLTKFLHDQGITILGTSADSIDMAEDRERFDELLERLNIKRPKGFSVLTTEEAVSAAEKLTYPVLLRPSYVLGGQNMIIAFTEADIREYMAIILAQNIENPVLIDKYLMGIELEVDAICDGEDILIPGIMEHIERTGIHSGDSIAVYPAWNLNDILTEKIINQSRELALALGTKGLVNIQYLIYDNELYIIEVNPRSSRTIPYISKVTGVPMVELAVRAMLGGKLTDMGYGTGLYRIPPYVAVKVPVFSFEKLIDVDTHLGPEMKSTGEVLGIARTLDEALYKGLIAAGYRMKKTGGVLITVRKTDQFEIVDTARKYYDLGFKLYATEGTAKVIGDFGMDVQVVNKIHENHSDNILTLLDTGKIDYVISTSAKGRLPTYDSVKLRRKTVERDIPCLTSIDTANAIANSLLSRYSPESLELVNINALSNAKIRLDFAKMQSTGNDFIVFNAMEQEIINPEGLSVRLCDRRTGIGADSLVLITKSAVADAGMRFFNRDGSEGNMAGNAICCVAKYLYDNDINGIAARAASAVGTHFTAEITVETASGVKRLLAYTQSGKVSSVRVDMGKPEFDPAKIPAKLAASGVTGTPDGISIIGGAAVPSYPCSAENVASGKLPEKAVVHAELSAAGESYRAAVLAVGTPHCVLFSSFVDKIDVPGVGPLFENNPAFPRRINTEFVRVAGRNSLKMRVWERGNGETPACGTGACAAAVAAVLNGFCPLDENITVKVRGGDLIVNYTGDTVYLTGGAALVYTGEIEI, from the coding sequence ATGCCGTTGAATGCTAATATACACAAGGTTATGGTGATAGGTTCCGGGCCGATCGTTATCGGTCAGGCTGCCGAATTCGATTACGCGGGAACGCAGGCGTGCAAAGCGCTCAAGGAGCAGGGACTTAAAGTGGTGCTTGTGAACTCGAATCCCGCCACGCTCATGACCGATCACACGATGGCGGACGCCATTTACATTGAGCCGCTGATTCCCGAAACGATTAAGCGTATTATAGAAAAGGAAAAACCCGACAGTTTGCTTTCCACGTTGGGAGGGCAGACGGGTTTGACGCTTTCGATGCAGCTTGCCAAAGAAGGTTTTTTGGCCGAACACGGCGTGCAGCTTTTGGGCGCCCGTCCCGATACGATCGATAAGGCCGAAGACCGTCAGCTTTTCAAAGATACGATGCAGGAGATCGGCGAACCGTGCATTCCGTCCAAAGTGGTAACGGATTTGCAGAGCGCGCTCGATTTTACCGACGAAATCGGTTATCCGGTAATCGTGCGTCCGGCGTTCACGCTCGGCGGTACCGGCGGCGGCATCGCGTATTCGGAAGAAGAGCTGCGCGAGATTGCGCAGAACGGACTGCACCGTTCGCCGATTCATCAGATTCTGGTGGAAAAATGCATTTCCGGCTGGAAAGAAATCGAGTTTGAGGTTATCCGCGACGGCAGCGGCAACGTTATCACCGTCTGTTCCATGGAAAACTTCGATCCGGTGGGCGTGCATACCGGCGACAGTATCGTCATTGCGCCGACGGTAACGCTTGCGGATAAAGAGTATCAGATGCTGCGTTCGGCTGCGCTCAACATCATTTCGGCGCTCAAAATCGAAGGCGGCTGTAATTGCCAATTCGCGCTCAAGCCGGACAGTTTCGAGTACGCGGTTATAGAAGTGAATCCGCGCGTTTCGCGTTCTTCCGCGCTCGCCTCGAAGGCGACCGGTTACCCGATTGCCAAAGTCGCGGCGCTCATTGCTATCGGTTATAATCTGGATGAAATTCCCAACGCGGTTACCAAGAAAACCGCCGCGTGTTTCGAGCCGGTGCTCGATTACGTCGTCGTCAAGTTTCCCAAGTGGCCGTTCGATAAGTTCGTGTACGCCAAGCGCACGCTCGGCACGCAGATGAAGGCGACCGGAGAAGTTATGGCGATCGGAACGACGTTCGAGCAGGCGCTGATGAAAGCGGTGCGCGGCGCCGAAATTTCGGTTTCGTCGTGCCGGCTGCCGCTTTTTACGCGCGAGTCGAACGAACAGATCGTGCGCCGCGTGGGCGAATGCACCGATCAGCGGCTGTTCGCCATATACGAAGCGATGACGCGCGGGCTGCTTTCCGTTGAAAAGATTCATGAAATTACGAAGATAGATATCTGGTTTTTGGCGAAATTGCGGAATCTGGTCGCGATGGACGCGGAATTGCAGGCAGTCAAAGACGGAAACGCCGGATTGTCGCCGGAATCGTATCTGAAAGCCAAAAAGCTCGGCTATCCTGATAAAGTGATTCAGGAACTGAGCGGCGTTCATATTCCCGGTGCCGCCGGTGTGCTTGCGGAGACTGAAGCGGCGGCTTCGGCGCGCGCTGCGGGACTTCCCGCGCATTTGCCGGCAAAATACAAAATGGTAGACACGTGTGCGGGCGAGTTCAACGCCGAAACGCCGTATTTTTACGCAGGGTACGATACCGAAAACGAAGCGGAAACGTTCCTTTCCGCGCAGGAAAAAAAGCTTGCGGAATCGGGAACCGAATCAAAGGGCCGCATTCTGGTTTTGGGTTCCGGGCCGATCCGTATCGGGCAGGGAATCGAGTTCGACTACGCGTCGGTGCAGTGCGTATGGGCGCTCAAACGGTTGGGATACGAAGTCGCTATCGTAAACAACAATCCGGAAACGGTTTCGACCGACTTCGACACCGCAGATCGCCTGTATTTTGAGCCGCTGACTCCCGAAGACGTAATGAACATTATCCGTACCGAGCGGCCGCTCGGCGTCGTCGTCGCGTTCGGCGGGCAGACTGCAATCAAGCTGACCAAATTCCTGCACGATCAGGGTATTACCATTTTGGGAACGAGCGCCGATTCCATCGATATGGCCGAAGACCGCGAGCGGTTCGACGAATTGCTCGAACGGCTGAATATCAAACGGCCTAAAGGTTTTTCCGTGTTGACAACGGAAGAGGCCGTTTCCGCCGCCGAAAAACTGACGTATCCGGTGCTGCTGCGTCCTTCGTACGTGCTGGGCGGCCAGAACATGATTATCGCGTTTACGGAAGCCGACATCCGCGAATATATGGCTATCATACTCGCGCAGAATATCGAAAATCCCGTGCTGATAGACAAGTATCTGATGGGGATTGAACTTGAAGTGGACGCAATCTGCGACGGTGAAGACATTCTGATTCCCGGCATCATGGAACACATCGAACGGACCGGTATCCATTCCGGCGACTCGATCGCCGTGTATCCGGCGTGGAACCTGAACGACATCCTGACCGAAAAAATTATCAATCAGTCGCGCGAATTGGCGCTCGCCCTCGGTACGAAGGGGCTGGTCAACATTCAGTACCTGATTTACGATAACGAATTGTATATTATAGAAGTAAACCCGCGCTCCAGCCGCACCATTCCGTATATCAGCAAGGTAACCGGCGTGCCGATGGTGGAACTGGCCGTGCGCGCGATGCTGGGCGGAAAACTTACCGATATGGGCTACGGTACCGGACTGTACCGCATTCCGCCGTACGTGGCGGTAAAAGTGCCGGTGTTCAGTTTTGAAAAGCTCATCGACGTGGATACGCATTTGGGGCCGGAAATGAAATCGACCGGTGAAGTGCTGGGCATTGCCCGCACGCTCGACGAAGCGCTGTACAAGGGATTGATCGCCGCCGGGTATCGGATGAAAAAAACGGGCGGCGTGCTCATCACGGTGCGCAAAACCGATCAGTTCGAGATTGTGGACACGGCGCGTAAATATTACGACCTCGGTTTCAAATTGTACGCAACGGAAGGAACGGCGAAGGTTATCGGCGATTTCGGAATGGACGTGCAAGTGGTGAACAAGATTCACGAGAATCATTCGGACAACATTCTGACGCTGCTGGATACCGGCAAGATCGATTACGTCATTTCAACGTCCGCGAAAGGCCGTCTGCCGACGTACGACAGCGTGAAACTGCGGCGCAAAACGGTTGAGCGCGATATTCCGTGTCTGACGTCGATCGATACGGCGAACGCGATTGCGAACAGCCTCTTGAGCCGATATTCGCCTGAAAGTCTCGAACTGGTGAACATCAACGCGCTCAGTAATGCAAAGATCCGTCTCGATTTTGCAAAAATGCAGAGTACGGGAAACGATTTTATCGTATTCAACGCGATGGAACAGGAAATCATCAATCCGGAAGGGCTGAGCGTCCGGCTGTGCGACCGGCGGACGGGAATCGGTGCGGATTCGCTCGTACTGATTACGAAGTCGGCCGTTGCGGACGCGGGAATGCGGTTTTTCAACCGCGACGGTTCCGAAGGCAATATGGCGGGAAACGCGATTTGCTGCGTAGCCAAATATTTGTACGACAACGATATCAACGGTATCGCCGCGCGCGCCGCGTCGGCTGTCGGTACGCATTTTACGGCGGAAATCACGGTTGAAACCGCGTCCGGCGTAAAACGTCTGCTGGCGTACACTCAGAGCGGCAAAGTGTCGTCCGTGCGGGTCGATATGGGAAAACCTGAGTTCGATCCGGCAAAAATTCCGGCAAAACTCGCTGCGTCCGGCGTAACCGGTACGCCCGACGGTATCAGCATTATCGGCGGCGCGGCGGTTCCTTCTTATCCGTGCAGTGCCGAAAACGTCGCTTCCGGTAAACTGCCCGAAAAGGCCGTGGTGCACGCGGAATTGAGCGCGGCGGGCGAATCGTACCGCGCGGCGGTGCTTGCAGTCGGCACGCCGCACTGCGTACTGTTCAGCAGCTTCGTCGATAAAATCGACGTCCCCGGTGTCGGGCCGCTGTTTGAAAACAATCCGGCGTTTCCGCGCCGTATCAATACCGAGTTTGTGCGTGTCGCCGGCCGCAACAGTCTCAAAATGCGCGTCTGGGAGCGCGGCAACGGCGAAACGCCTGCGTGCGGAACCGGTGCGTGCGCGGCGGCCGTTGCAGCGGTGTTGAACGGGTTCTGCCCGCTCGATGAAAACATTACGGTAAAAGTGCGCGGCGGCGATCTGATCGTCAATTATACCGGTGATACGGTGTATCTGACCGGCGGCGCGGCTTTGGTCTATACCGGCGAAATAGAAATCTGA
- a CDS encoding carbamoyl phosphate synthase small subunit: MNTKAYIVLASGQVFEGKSFGACGCITGEAVFTTGMTGYLETLTDPSYYGQIVMQTFPLIGNYGEIPADFESAAPHVRGYIVRNWCEVPSNFRCAGTLDAFLKKHGIIGIYDVDTRALTKIIRESGVMNARLIAFSGDSARDVQAAEEAFAVCAHSGLAAKAAKTRLLEEIKSFKIENAVASVTGSAAGVEKSADRVFAESAAYRAVPVTAEGLKMNDPFEAARAGKNADGSARRVVLWDFGAKANIRRELLKRGVEVVTVPSGASCADILALDPDGVMLSNGPGDPAENTVIIEELHKLTESGVPLFGICLGHQLLALARGAKTEKLKYGHRGANQPVKEVSSGRVYISSQNHGYAVVSDSLPAGAELSFINTNDGTCEGVSYTDFPGFSVQFHPEASGGPLDTGFLFDRFIALIADTGFRAGL; encoded by the coding sequence ATGAATACTAAAGCTTATATCGTGCTCGCGAGCGGGCAAGTGTTTGAGGGAAAAAGTTTCGGCGCCTGCGGTTGTATTACCGGTGAGGCTGTCTTTACGACGGGAATGACCGGTTATCTGGAGACGCTTACCGATCCCAGCTATTACGGTCAGATTGTAATGCAGACGTTCCCGCTGATCGGCAATTACGGGGAGATTCCCGCCGATTTCGAGAGTGCGGCGCCGCACGTGCGCGGCTACATCGTCCGTAATTGGTGCGAAGTTCCGTCCAATTTCAGGTGTGCGGGAACGCTCGACGCGTTTTTGAAAAAGCACGGTATAATCGGTATTTACGATGTGGATACGCGGGCGCTGACCAAGATTATACGCGAATCTGGCGTTATGAACGCACGATTGATTGCGTTCAGCGGAGATTCGGCGCGCGACGTTCAGGCGGCTGAAGAAGCGTTCGCGGTCTGCGCTCATTCGGGGCTTGCGGCGAAAGCGGCAAAGACCCGCCTTTTGGAAGAAATCAAATCATTCAAAATTGAAAACGCGGTGGCTTCCGTTACCGGAAGCGCTGCCGGAGTCGAAAAAAGCGCCGATCGCGTATTTGCCGAATCGGCTGCGTACCGTGCGGTTCCCGTAACGGCGGAAGGGCTTAAAATGAACGATCCGTTTGAGGCTGCCCGCGCGGGAAAGAACGCCGACGGTTCGGCCCGGCGGGTGGTGCTGTGGGATTTCGGTGCAAAGGCGAATATCCGGCGCGAGCTTTTGAAGCGCGGTGTTGAAGTAGTAACCGTGCCGTCCGGCGCGTCGTGTGCCGATATTCTTGCGCTTGACCCGGACGGTGTGATGCTTTCAAACGGTCCCGGCGATCCGGCGGAAAATACCGTTATAATAGAAGAATTGCACAAATTGACTGAAAGCGGCGTGCCGCTGTTCGGTATTTGTCTGGGGCATCAGCTTTTGGCGCTTGCGCGCGGGGCAAAGACCGAAAAGCTCAAGTACGGGCACCGCGGGGCGAATCAGCCGGTGAAAGAAGTGTCGTCGGGGCGCGTGTACATTTCGAGTCAGAATCACGGGTACGCGGTCGTTTCGGATTCGCTTCCTGCAGGTGCGGAATTGTCGTTTATCAATACGAACGACGGTACGTGCGAGGGTGTTTCGTACACGGATTTCCCCGGATTTTCAGTTCAGTTTCATCCGGAAGCGTCGGGTGGGCCGCTCGACACCGGATTCCTGTTCGATCGGTTTATCGCCCTGATTGCCGACACCGGCTTTCGTGCCGGATTATAA
- a CDS encoding glucose PTS transporter subunit IIA, translating into MLCATGMIKGILMLLSFFHIMDAAGGTYTILYNAADALFYFLPVLIGYTTAKKFGMNEITGLMLGLVMCAPTLVNLAPNAIAVAFGSAPKPLGTLFGMNYYATLFGIPVIMPASGNYTSTVVPIILVIWFASFLERKIKAVIPTVIKNFGVPLFVFIITVPLMFIVIGPVAAMLTEVIEKGVIFVFSRAAVFGGFLFGGLWQILVIFGLHWSLIPLMFINLANLKYDMILSPMFAASFAQLAALIAVMLKTKDKQTKSIGIPAVISAIAGVTEPAIYGITLPRKIPFIYSCIGAAVGGAILAAAKVYSYISAGLGVFGFPEFIMTEEYSKMYNVPISMHGVVWASIAVLVSMAVSFLLVMFFYKEPESGSFTKSRDARTHDSGKKAKPITVVSPLKGKIIDLDKIEDEAFSSGALGKGCAILPSSGEVRAPFTGTVSVLPETAHAIGITADSGIDILIHVGMNTVELKGQGFKTYVIEGQKVQEGDLLMTFDIGAITSAGYKTVTPVVINNSDEFKSIAVEKETGCIISVGEPLFSIVPLNF; encoded by the coding sequence ATGTTATGCGCAACCGGCATGATAAAAGGCATTCTGATGTTGCTGTCGTTCTTCCATATTATGGATGCAGCCGGCGGCACGTATACGATACTTTACAACGCTGCCGACGCGTTATTCTATTTTTTGCCGGTTCTCATCGGGTACACTACGGCAAAAAAATTCGGCATGAACGAAATAACGGGACTCATGCTGGGGCTCGTCATGTGCGCACCGACACTCGTCAACCTTGCTCCGAATGCGATCGCCGTTGCATTCGGAAGCGCACCCAAACCGCTCGGCACGTTGTTCGGAATGAATTACTACGCCACGTTGTTCGGAATTCCCGTTATCATGCCGGCTTCCGGTAATTATACGTCTACGGTTGTTCCCATCATCTTGGTAATCTGGTTCGCATCGTTTCTTGAAAGAAAAATCAAGGCTGTCATCCCGACGGTAATCAAGAATTTCGGCGTACCGCTTTTCGTATTCATTATCACCGTTCCGCTGATGTTCATCGTTATCGGTCCCGTTGCCGCAATGCTGACAGAAGTAATCGAAAAGGGCGTAATATTCGTATTCAGCCGCGCGGCCGTATTCGGCGGATTCCTTTTCGGCGGATTATGGCAGATACTGGTCATTTTCGGGCTGCATTGGAGTCTTATTCCGCTCATGTTCATCAATCTTGCCAACCTGAAATACGACATGATTTTATCTCCGATGTTCGCGGCTTCGTTCGCACAGCTTGCCGCCCTTATCGCCGTCATGCTGAAAACCAAAGATAAGCAGACAAAAAGTATCGGCATTCCCGCCGTTATTTCCGCAATCGCCGGCGTAACCGAGCCTGCAATTTACGGTATCACGCTGCCCCGTAAAATACCTTTCATCTATTCATGTATCGGGGCCGCCGTCGGCGGTGCCATTCTTGCCGCGGCAAAAGTATATTCATACATTTCCGCGGGACTCGGCGTATTCGGATTCCCGGAATTCATCATGACCGAAGAATATTCCAAAATGTACAACGTCCCGATATCGATGCACGGAGTGGTATGGGCAAGCATCGCGGTACTCGTCTCAATGGCCGTTTCATTCCTGCTCGTCATGTTTTTCTATAAAGAACCGGAATCCGGAAGTTTTACCAAAAGCCGCGACGCACGAACTCATGATTCCGGCAAAAAGGCCAAACCGATTACGGTCGTTTCGCCGCTTAAAGGAAAAATCATCGACCTCGACAAAATCGAAGATGAAGCGTTCAGCAGCGGCGCACTGGGAAAAGGCTGCGCAATACTGCCGTCCAGCGGCGAAGTCCGCGCACCGTTCACCGGAACCGTTTCGGTGCTGCCGGAAACGGCGCACGCAATCGGCATAACGGCGGATTCCGGCATAGATATCCTTATTCACGTAGGGATGAATACCGTTGAACTCAAGGGGCAAGGATTTAAAACGTACGTTATCGAAGGGCAGAAAGTTCAGGAAGGCGACTTACTGATGACATTCGATATCGGCGCCATTACGTCCGCAGGATATAAAACCGTTACGCCTGTCGTGATAAACAATTCGGACGAATTCAAAAGCATCGCAGTTGAAAAGGAAACCGGCTGCATAATCAGTGTCGGCGAACCGCTGTTTTCGATAGTTCCGCTGAATTTTTGA
- a CDS encoding 6-phospho-beta-glucosidase — MKGFKMPDGFLWGGATAANQCEGGWNMDGRGLANVDVVPFGKDRLPVVLGKLKMFDCDDAHTYPSHTAVDMYHNYKEDIALFAEMGFTCYRLSIAWTRIFPNGDDAVPNEAGLAFYDNIFDECRKHAIEPLVTLCHFDAPMHLIRKFGGWRDRKMTDCFERYCRTVFERYKNKVKYWLTFNEINMILHAPFMGAGLYFTPDDNEELIKYTAAHHELVASAKAVKLAHEMIPDSRIGCMLAAGQNYPYTCKPQDVWAALEADRKNWFFIDVQSRGAYPAYALNLFKRKDIRIPFEPEDEKILREGTVDFISFSYYFTNVAADAESPAERGGNGIFETIKNPYLKTSDWGWQIDPQGLRITMNNLYDRYQKPLFIVENGLGTADTVPSDGPIRDDYRIEYMRSHILEMEKAVLEDGIPLLGYTMWGPLDIVSASTGEMKKRYGLIYVDKDDNGKGSLARSPKKSFYWYKAVIQSNGEIL; from the coding sequence ATGAAAGGATTTAAAATGCCGGACGGATTTTTATGGGGAGGCGCTACGGCCGCAAACCAATGTGAAGGCGGCTGGAATATGGACGGACGCGGACTCGCAAACGTAGACGTAGTACCGTTCGGAAAAGACCGGCTTCCCGTCGTACTCGGAAAGCTGAAAATGTTCGATTGTGATGACGCACACACATATCCGAGCCATACGGCAGTCGACATGTACCACAATTATAAGGAAGATATCGCGCTATTTGCCGAAATGGGCTTTACGTGTTACAGGCTTTCAATCGCATGGACGCGGATATTTCCGAACGGAGACGACGCAGTTCCCAATGAAGCGGGACTTGCCTTTTACGACAACATATTCGACGAATGCCGGAAACACGCTATAGAACCGCTCGTAACGTTGTGCCATTTTGACGCGCCGATGCATTTGATACGAAAATTCGGCGGCTGGCGAGACAGAAAAATGACAGACTGTTTCGAGCGGTACTGCCGCACGGTGTTTGAACGATACAAAAATAAAGTCAAATACTGGCTCACGTTCAATGAAATCAATATGATTCTGCACGCGCCGTTTATGGGAGCGGGCCTTTATTTTACACCGGACGATAACGAAGAACTCATAAAATATACCGCCGCACATCACGAACTCGTTGCAAGCGCGAAAGCCGTCAAATTGGCACACGAAATGATTCCTGATTCCCGAATCGGCTGTATGCTCGCCGCGGGTCAGAATTATCCGTATACGTGCAAACCGCAGGACGTATGGGCGGCATTGGAAGCCGACCGTAAAAACTGGTTTTTCATCGACGTCCAAAGCCGCGGCGCGTATCCCGCATACGCACTCAATCTGTTCAAACGGAAAGACATACGGATTCCGTTTGAACCGGAGGATGAAAAAATATTGCGGGAAGGAACCGTAGATTTTATCAGCTTCAGTTATTATTTCACGAACGTCGCGGCGGATGCGGAAAGTCCCGCTGAAAGAGGCGGGAACGGTATTTTTGAAACGATAAAAAATCCGTATCTCAAAACATCCGATTGGGGATGGCAGATAGATCCGCAGGGCTTACGCATAACGATGAACAATTTGTACGATCGCTATCAGAAACCGCTTTTTATCGTAGAAAACGGACTCGGAACAGCCGACACCGTACCGAGCGACGGACCCATACGGGACGATTACCGCATAGAATACATGCGTTCCCACATCCTCGAAATGGAAAAGGCAGTTCTGGAAGACGGGATTCCGCTTCTGGGATACACCATGTGGGGGCCGCTCGACATCGTAAGCGCTTCCACCGGTGAGATGAAAAAACGTTACGGACTTATCTACGTCGATAAAGACGATAACGGTAAGGGAAGTCTGGCCCGTTCCCCTAAAAAATCGTTTTATTGGTATAAAGCGGTAATACAGTCG